From a region of the Zonotrichia albicollis isolate bZonAlb1 chromosome 5, bZonAlb1.hap1, whole genome shotgun sequence genome:
- the FGA gene encoding fibrinogen alpha chain, with amino-acid sequence MIPVRILSVLLCLSIAWAQDGKTAFEQGGAGVRGPRIVEHKSPSSCQTEKNWPFCADDDWGAKCPSGCRMQGLIEEKDQEFSQRIEKIKKLLSDNENNYKKSNQIIEETVNTIKPNLDSAQELDETYGRLSGELRRRIMTLKQRVVTQVNRIKALQSSIQEQVVEMKRLEVDIDIKIRACKGTCARSFDYKVDTESYDNIQKQLVQANSINLHPELQTIPLSTLKMRPLKDSNIPDHFKHKPLPEMQALNIINDIKQMEVVLERPEADTKPSRGDSLYRTAEARGDESSYPSKLVFPTHGRETVSLEDKTSSAVRRCTKTTTRKVVSGPDGPREEVFEKTVSSDGSDCAYLPGNVGGEGTTYHFSGADAVHKLETVFPELESFFTPDSPSAATKHVSGSSSFTTSKHTGSSHIGTGAYGGKVKFGDLGEEEEDDFGRLQPSGFPSGSASHSKTVATSSSSFKKGGSTFETKSVKIREINEQLGGLEHDQSAEDTPDFQARSFRSSGGKRRTPSTGKDCDDIRQKHTSGAKSGIFKIKPAGSNKVLSVYCDQETTLGGWLLVQQRMDGSVNFNRTWQDYKKGFGSVDGRGRGELWLGNENLHLLTQNDTVLRVELEDWDGNAVFAEYLVQVGSEAEGYTLAVSSYEGTAGDALVAGWLEEGTEYTSHAQMKFSTFDRDQDHWEENCAEMYGGGWWYNSCQAANLNGIYYPGGHYDPRYNVPYEIENGVVWLPFKASDYSLKTVRMKIRPIETL; translated from the exons ATGATACCTGTGAGGATCCTCAGTGTGCTCCTGTGCCTCAGCATAGCCTGG GCACAAGATGGGAAGACTGCCTTTGAGCAGGGGGGTGCAGGAGTGCGTGGTCCCAGGATTGTGGAGCACAAGTCCCCGTCCAGCTGCCAGACTGAGAAGAACTGGCCCTTCTGTGCAGATGATGACTGG GGTGCAAAATGTCCATCGGGATGCAGAATGCAAGGACTGATTGAAGAAAAGGACCAGGAATTCAGtcaaagaatagaaaaaatcAAGAAACTGCTCTCAGATAATGAAAACAACTATAAGAAGTCCAATCAGATAATTGAGGAAACTGTAAATACAATAAAACCAAAcctggacagtgctcagg agcTTGATGAGACTTATGGTCGCCTGTCAGGAGAACTAAGACGGAGAATTATGACATTAAAGCAGAGAGTTGTCACTCAAGTGAACAGGATTaaagctctgcagagcagcatccAGGAACAAGTGGTGGAGATGAAGCGCTTGGAG GTGGACATTGATATTAAGATACGAGCTTGCAAAGGAACCTGTGCTAGAAGTTTTGATTACAAGGTGGACACAGAAAGCTACGACAACATCCAGAAGCAGCTTGTCCAAGCCAACTCCATCAACTTGCACCCAGAGCTTCAAACAATCCCCTTGAGCACACTGAAAATGAGGCCACTTAAGGACTCTAATATTCCTGATCATTTTAAGCATAAGCCTCTCCCAGAAATGCAAGCTCTGAACATAATTAATGACATCAAGCAGATGGAAGTGGTATTAGAAAGACCAGAAGCAGACACGAAACCCTCCCGAGGCGACAGCTTGTATCGCACGGCAGAAGCAAGGGGGGATGAATCTTCATACCCCAGCAAATTAGTTTTTCCCACCCATGGGAGAGAAACCGTAAGTCTGGAAGACAAAACCTCCTCTGCTGTTCGTAGATGCACCAAAACTACCACCAGAAAAGTGGTCTCTGGGCCTGATGGCCCTAGAGAAGAAGTATTTGAGAAAACAGTCTCTTCTGATGGCTCAGACTGCGCCTATTTACCTGGAAATGTTGGAGGGGAAGGGACCACCTACCATTTTAGTGGTGCAGATGCCGTGCACAAGCTAGAGACTGTATTCCCTGAGCTAGAGTCATTTTTTACCCCCGACTCTCCATCCGCTGCTACTAAGCACGTTAGTGGATCTAGCAGCTTCACTACCAGCAAACACACAGGCAGTAGCCACATAGGTACAGGAGCTTATGGGGGAAAAGTCAAATTTGGAGACttaggagaggaggaagaagatgaCTTTGGAAGACTTCAGCCATCTGGATTCCCATCTGGCAGTGCAAGTCACTCCAAGACTGTAGCAACCAGCTCTTCTAGTTTCAAGAAgggaggctctacttttgaaaCCAAATCAGTAAAGATCCGTGAAATAAATGAGCAGCTAGGTGGGTTGGAACACGATCAGAGTGCAGAGGATACCCCAGACTTTCAGGCACGCAGCTTCAGATCGTCAGGAGGGAAGCGAAGGACACCCAGCACTGGGAAAG actGTGATGATATCCGCCAGAAACACACTTCTGGTGCCAAAAGTGGCATTTTCAAAATCAAGCCAGCGGGATCCAATAAGGTTTTGTCAGTTTATTGCGACCAAGAGACCACTTTGGGAGGATGGCTATTGGTCCAACAAAGAATGGATGGATCAGTGAATTTTAACCGCACCTGGCAAGACTACAAGAAAGGTTTCGGCAGCGTGGATGGCAGGGGGCGAGGAGAGTTGTGGCTGGGCAATGAAAACCTGCACTTGCTGACTCAGAATGATACTGTGCTGCGGGTAGAGTTAGAGGACTGGGATGGGAATGCAGTGTTTGCAGAGTATCTCGTGCAGGTAGGGTCTGAAGCTGAGGGGTACACCCTGGCCGTGTCCTCCTACGAGGGCACTGCCGGGGATGCCctggtggctggctggctggaaGAGGGCACCGAGTACACCTCCCATGCCCAGATGAAGTTCAGCACCTTTGACCGGGACCAGGACCACTGGGAGGAGAATTGTGCCGAGATGTATGGGGGGGGCTGGTGGTACAACAGCTGCCAGGCTGCCAACCTCAATGGCATTTACTACCCGGGCGGCCACTACGACCCCAGGTACAATGTCCCCTACGAGATCGAAAATGGCGTAGTCTGGCTGCCATTTAAAGCCTCTGATTATTCCCTAAAAACTGTTAGAATGAAAATCAGGCCCATAGAAACGCTGTAG
- the FGG gene encoding fibrinogen gamma chain, with the protein MGLRLCSWAPLGALLSLLLSTSLAYIATRENCCILDDRFGSFCPTTCGIADFFAKYHAIVDNDLLEMERILQRISNATVTANEVIQHIQNLYPSEKQILPNALDDYTQRSRKIIEEIVRYEKTILSHETTIQQLTDTHIMNGNRITELKQKIAQLESLCQEPCKDQAEIYETTGRDCQDIANKGARKSGLYFIKPQRAKQSFLVYCEIDSYGNGWTVLQRRLDGSEDFSKNWVQYKEGFGHLSPDDTTEFWLGNEKMHLITTQSTLPYTLRIELEDWSGKKSTADYAVFRVGSEEDKYRLTYAYFIGGDAGDAFDGFNFGDDPSDKSYTYHNGMRFSTHDNDNDNYEGNCAEQDGSGWWMNRCHAGHLNGKYYVGGVYTSEDAGPAGFDNGIIWATWRDRWYSMKKSAMKIIPFNRLSVDGQQHSLGNVKQVGDA; encoded by the exons atggggctgaggctgtgcagctgggctcccctgggcgcgctcctctccctgctcctgtccaCCAGCTTGGCG tACATTGCTACCAGAGAAAACTGCTGCATACTGGATGACAGATTT GGTAGCTTCTGCCCAACAACTTGTGGCATTGCAGATTTCTTTGCTAAATACCATGCCATTGTGGATAATGACCTGCTGGAAATGGAGAGAATTTTGCAGCGTATTTCTAATGCCACAGTAACAGCAAACGAAGTGATCCAACACATCCAAAACCTCTATCCTTCAGAAAAGCAGATATTACCAA aTGCACTTGATGATTACACTCAGAGGTCCAGGAAAATAATTGAAGAAATTGTCAGATATGAAAAGACTATATTGTCTCATGAAACTACTATACA ACAGTTGACAGACACACATATAATGAACGGCAACAGGATCACAGAGCTGAAACAGAAGATTGCCCAGCTTGAGTCACTCTGTCAGGAGCCGTGCAAGGACCAGGCTGAAATTTACGAGACAACTGGAAGAG ATTGTCAAGACATTGCAAATAAGGGTGCAAGGAAAAGTGGACTGTACTTTATCAAGCCTCAGAGAGCCAAGCAGTCATTCCTAGTCTACTGTGAGATTGACTCATATGGCAATGGCTGGACAGTACTACAAAGG AGACTGGATGGGAGCGAAGACTTCAGTAAAAATTGGGTTCAGTACAAGGAAGGATTTGGACATCTGTCTCCAGATGACACCACTGAGTTCTGGCTGGGCAATGAAAAGATGCATTTAATAACTACACAGTCCACTCTGCCATACACCTTACGAATAGAGCTGGAGGACTGGAGTGGCAAAAAAAG cactgctgactACGCTGTGTTCAGAGTGGGGAGTGAAGAGGACAAGTACAGACTGACCTATGCCTACTTCATCGGGGGTGATGCCGGGGATGCCTTCGATGGATTCAATTTTGGGGATGACCCAAGTGATAAATCCTACACCTACCACAATGGCATGCGGTTCAGTACCCACGACAATGACAATGATAACTATGAAGGCAACTGTGCTGAGCAGGATGGATCTGGGTGGTGGATGAATAGATGTCATGCTGGCCACCTCAATGGCAAATATTATGTAG GTGGTGTGTACACATCAGAAGATGCTGGTCCTGCTGGATTTGACAATGGCATTATCTGGGCAACCTGGCGTGACCGGTGGTACTCCATGAAGAAATCTGCCATGAAAATCATCCCATTCAACAGACTGTCAGTGGatggacagcagcacagcttaGGCAATGTCAAACAG gtTGGAGACGCATAA